The DNA sequence TCAATGCTTTTGTCATATGCAGGAGGTCATTAATTATGAAAGATATAAAGATTATAAAATATATTTTGTTGTTTATGTTTGTAACAATATTTTTAAGTCAATCTTCAGTGTTTGCTTTTCATTTTAGCCCTGAAGTAATTAAGGTTGGAGTAACATACAAGGGCGCCAAACTGTATGTTTCAGGAGAAGTTGAAGATGACCGGGATGTTGTGGTGCAGGTTGTGGGGAGTGGGGAGATTGCTCACTTTAAACAAAAAGGCAAAGTCGGCGGCATATTGTGGATGACCGTTGGCCATGTGACTTTTGAAAATGCTCCCTCTGTGTACTTTACTTATCTACCTGAAAAGATAAGCAAATGGGCTGATGAAAATAATCAATCCTGGAAGTCTCTTGGCCTGGGCTTTGACGCTTTGTTCCATAAAATTGAAATTTTGCCCGCTTCTAAGGACAAGAAATTATTGTTTGATAATTTCTTAAAGTTAAAATCTCAGGACAATCTCTATCAATTGGTAAAAAAGGGTGTTTCTTATAAGGCATTGCAGGAGGGTAAAAAGAAATTTATGGCTTCAATTAACATTCCTGCTAAAATGCCTCTGGGTACGTATGAATTGCGGGTTATTAAAGTAAAAGGGGAGCATATCCAGTCTATAGAGAAGGAGCATTTTAAGCTAGAGGAGGTCGGTTTTCCCTTATTCCTGAGTAAGCTGGCGTTTGAGCATAGTTTGCTTTATGGAATTATGGCAGTTGTTGTAGCTATTTTTGCTGGTTTATTTATGGGCGTTCTTTTTAAAGATAGGGGTGGAGCCCATTAAATTAAATAAATGTATCTAACTGACGCAGTTGCAAAAATTAGCGCCGTTAATTGGCAGAACAGACGAACGCTGATAAGCTTAACTATAATTCATAAAATTTACTTATCTCACCTGCCACTCCCAATAAACTTTGCGGTACAAAATGATTTTTTGCAGCTGTGTCCTAAATTAATAAATTTTTCTGCTAGACTATATTACCTTTAATTTTGTATTCTCCAAAAGATAATTGCTGAATGATGTACTGAAAAATGTTTTTAAAAGAGCACTGGTTTAATTGTTAACATTTCAAAATGGGTTTATCTGTGCCTTATAGTAATCTAAAACAATTTATTTGCGGATTGTCTGAAAAGCTTTGCTCTTTTTTTGTTTTTGGCAATAAGCAAAAGCATTCCCTCATTGATTTGTTCGAGCATTTTCAAAAATTGATAGCTCAAAATAATACTTCTCTCGAGATAATGTCTGATTTAGGTGAAAAATTGAGCGGGGAATATGTTTTTGATCGTCACTATATAGAAGATAGCGTTTCGCAATTGACAGATAGTATTTATAAAATGATATATCATCTTGATTGTATGGCGCCTAAAAAGTATCTTCAGCTCTTTAGTATTTATAATAGAATAAGATCTGAAATAGATATGGAGTTAAAAGGAAAGGTGTGTGTTCCTGATGGTGATCTTATTGTGCCTTATGCAAAGATAGATGATACATTGGAAGATTTAGTAGGAGGAAAAAATGCATCTCTCTGCATTGTTGGGAATGTTCTGGGATTTAATATCCCTCCTGGCTTTGCTGTTACAACCAGAGCGTTTGAATTGATATTGAGGGAGGGTATTCTTACCGATAAAATACAGGATTATCTTGCTCAATGGCAGCAAGATAAAATTTCTACTGAAGAAGTATCAGCGAAATTGCAGAACATAATTTTAGATGCAAAGTTGCCGGATGAACTTGCAAAGGAAATTCTAAAAGGCATTGCAGAATTAAAAAAAGAGGTGAGCAAGCAAAATTTGACATTTGCCGTGCGTAGCAGCGCCCTGGGAGAAGACAGCGAACATAGTTTTGCGGGACAATACTCCAGTTTCCTTAATGTGCCGGAAGCAAAGGTCTTGGATGCCTATAAACGGGTAGTGGCCAGTACTTATTCCAGAAGAGCGATGGAGTATAGAAGGGAAAAGGGGATTTTAGAGTCTGAAATTGCTATGGCTGTTGGTTGTCAGGTTATTGTTCCTGCCAGAGTGAGCGGAGTGGTTTATACCCTGGATGCGTTTAATTTAGAAAAGGAGAGGCTGGTGATTTCGGCCTTGCCGGGGATGGGAGAAAAGTTGGTTGCCGGGCAAAGAGAGGCGGATCGATATTTTGTCTCCAGAACGCCGCCTTATTCTATTTTAGGTATGGATATAGTTCATAAAAAAGACATGTTGATTGCAGCCGGAAAGCAGGAAGAAGGGCTAAGTCAAGTTAAGGTCGATGAAGAGACTGCGGATCGCCCCTGCCTTACGTCGAACCAGGTATTGGAACTTGCAAAAGCAGCACTGCAACTAGAAAAATATTTTAAACATCCACAGGATATAGAGTTCGCCTTTGATGATCAGAACAGATTGGTTATTTTGCAGAGCAGGCCATTAAATTTGCAGCAGAGCAAACCAAGATTATTCTGTGATCTGACAAAATTGGCTAAAAAATTTCCGGTTATTTTTGAGCAGAAGGGGGAGATTGTCCAGGAAGGAGTGGCGATGGGCAAAGTTTGTCTCATTAAGGATGACAAAGACCTTGAGAATGTTTCTGAAGGAGCAATTTTGGTCGCGCATTTTTCCTCCCCTAATCTTGCCAGGGCCATTAAACAGGTAAATGGGATTATTACGGATATAGGATCACCATTTGGACATATGGCTACTATAGCAAGAGAATTTAGAGTACCGATGATTGTTAATACTAAAATCGCTACAAAAATTTTACATCAGGGTCAGGAGATAACTTTGGATGCTACGGAGAATGTTGTTTACGCTGGTTTTATGAAAGAACTTTGTTTTTATAATTTTACAGAGACAAAATTTGGAGAAACTTATGAATACAGGTTGTTGCGCAGGATTTTAAAAAAGATATCTCCATTAAATTTAGTGGATCCTGATAGCAAAAATTTTTCACCGTCTTTTTGTAAGTCTTTTCATGATTTAATCCGTTATATTCATGAACAGGCAGTAAGAGAATTAATAGACCAAAATTATTTTACACATTTTTTTGTACGCAAGCGGGCTGTTAAGGTTAACTTAACTATTCCGCTTGGTCTTGTTGTAATTGATATTTCCAATAAGTCTGATTTTAATCTGCAAAAAATAGAGCCGGAGGAATTGGTTTCGTTGCCTTTGAGAAAGTTTCTCAAAGGAGTAAGTGCTCCTGGCATTTGGGCCAGGGAGCCAGTGCCTGTAGATTTTAAAAGTTTTGTTTCCAGCATGACTAAAACATTTTCTTCTGATGTTGCGGACCCCAGGTTTGTCGGTCAGAATCTGGCAGTAATTTCTCCTGAATATGCCAATATTAGTTTACGGCTAGGTTATCATTTTACCATGATCGATACTTTTGCAACTTCTAATGCGAGGGATAATTATATTTATTTCAGATTTTTTGGTGGAGTTACAGACGATACACGCAAAACCAGGCGGGCCAGGTTGATTGGCAAGTTACTGGCAGAGAGCGATTTTTTTGTAAGCATTAAGGGAGACTTAGTCATAGGGAGATTAAAGGGTTTGTCAAAGGAAGAAATTCTGGAAAAGATGTTTGTTCTTGGCGTATTGGTAGCATACACAAGGCAGCTTGATGTGCAGATGGGCGACGAACGAAAAGTAGATTATTTTTTAAGCGAGTTTCATAATATTTTGATGAGTTTGAATTAGTGTATGGGCGTAACTGCAAAAAATCAAAATTTGAGAAACACACATTTGTGCCAAATAATTTTTTGCAGTTATGTAGGTATGCAAGGATAAATACAATTTGGATGGGATAAAACAATTGTACAGCTGTAAAATGTATTTGTCTAGACGATTATGAAATTCTAGTTGGCTTATTAAAGTCGCCGTAACCGTATAAATTTGTTGGAGGAGAGTGTGATGTGCAAGAAAAGGTTCAATATTTTAATTGTGGATGATGAACCAATAGTAAGTAAACGACTGAAGCCGTCTCTGGAGAGGAAAGGGTATGAAGTAGAGACCTTTGTCAGAGCGGTAGATGCATTGGATAGATTTAAGAATTGTCCATTCGATATTGTTATTACAGATTTAAAAATGGAGGAAGAGCTGGACGGAATGAAATTTTTGACTGAGGTCAAATCGTTAAGACCAGCAACCGAGGTTATTGTAATTACCGGCTTTGCTACAATGGAGACGGCGAAAGAATCATTTAAAAAAGGTGTGTTAGATTTTTTGGCCAAGCCTTTTAAATTAAAGGAGATACATAACGCGGTAGCCAAGGCGGTGGATAAGATTAAATCGAGAGTAGAGTAAAAGTTATTTTTGTGTGTGAGGAGTAATGTGTTCGGATTGTTGGAGTATGTGATATTTTAAATAAAAATTTGTGGAGGAAAGATAGATATGAATGTTTTACTGACTGTAGATAATAACCTGGCTTCCAGTATCGCTTTGCGTTATATATGCAGGCAGGCACGTGTAATCCCTATGACGATCCAGCCCATTCATGTTCAGTACCCCGGGCAGAAGCATTATCCTTTGGGATCAGGGTGGGTTCGGCATACATGGGAAGATAGTATTGCAATGTCAAGTGCTGATGAAATAAATGCTTTTATTTATAGTGAAATAGAGTATTGCCATGGTCTTGTTGGTCCAAAAGTTGTTGTTGGAGATAAAACAGATGAACTATTAAAGGAACTGGATACAGGATTTTATGATTTTTATGTTGAAGGCATTTTATTGACATATGAAATTAACAGATTTTATAATTTGTTAAAAGATAAGTTATTTAAAAAAATTCAATGTCCTGTTTTACTAGTAAAAAATTTAGTACATTTTAATTCAGCTGTATTGCTTATAAATGACGACATTGACGTGGACTATATGATTGCCTTTTATTTAAAATTATATGCTGAGGCAGATATACCCCTGAATGTCGTATATTATTCTGCAAAGAGTACTGAAAAGGCTGTCTTTAAAGAAGTGGAGCGGGGCCCTTCATGTCTGGAAAAGGCTAAAGATTTGTTGTCGGCTGCCGGGAGGTCACCGAACAAGCTGATTATGGCTGAAGGGAGGTCTGAAGAAATAGCTGAAAAATTAAAAGGTTCAGGATTAGTAGTATCCACATTTAGACGCGACAAGGTTGTAAGAAATTCTCTTATAGATATTGTAGCGCAAACGCCGTCTCCTGTTTTGCTTTTGTGGAGTTGAGATGTGCCTGGATTTTAAAATTAAAAAAAATATAACAAAGTGTTGATTAAGTGGAACTAAACTAGATAGTATGTTTAGGAGATGTTGAATTCTTAGATAAACTATTTAAATGGGAGATATATAATGAGAATAATGCTTGCTGTAGATGATAACCCATATAGTTTGGATCTTGTTAATGAAGTAAGCAAAATTATTTTCAATACATGGGCTGATATTACTATTGTAGGCATTGATGCCTCCAGTAATGCTAAATCAGGTCAACCTGATGATTTGATAAGATTATTGTTAGAGTATAGGGATACATTGTTGTCCTCATATAAGCAAGATGATGAATGCCCCTATTCACGTAGTAGTATAGAAAAAATTGTCGAAAAGAGGAAAGGAGTTTATGAAGGATATGTGGAAGGAGGGCTAAAAGAATGTAAAATTGTTGCTCGACAGGGTACTGTTTATAAGGAAATTTTAAAACAAGCAAATGAAGACGAAACTGATTTGATAATACTTGGCTGCAATAAGAAAAGTGGTTGCCAATGGGATAAACATGACGTTCCTCTTAAGGTGGTTAACAATGCTTTATGTTCTGTGTTAGTTGTTAAAGAAAATAAAGCGCCCGATAATATTGTTTGTTGTCTCGATCATGATAAGATTACTCAGGATTCATTGGAATTGATTAATCAGATGGCAACAGTATATAATGCTGAATTAAAAGTGGTTGGAATATCAGACGGCGATGTGCTTAAGTCAAAAGTTGAAAAAACTATGCAGCAACTTTTTGAATATTATACTCATCGTAATATTACTTCCTGGTTGGAAGTAGTGGACAGATCAATACTTTTTGCTTTTATTAACCAGGCAGCTCAAAAGGATCTGGTTGCTTTATGGGTTGGGGCAAATTCTTTTTTAAACCGTATTTTTCCACATGAGCGTGTTAGTCATTTGTTAAAGAATTCGTATTCGTCATTACTCTTTTTGAGATGAGAGCTTTTGCGTAATTGTCATGTGTGATATTTGTTCCATCTGTTAAAAAAATGCAGGGTTGAACAAAAACGTTAAATTTATATTGCTACATTTATTTACATGAAATTTAACATTCATTATCTGGCTGCTAATAGGATTATATTTTTTAATTTCATACGATAATAGTGATAAGATATAATGGAATCATTAAGAAATAAGATTATTATTTTTACTGTTTTGGCAGTTATATTTTTGTCATTACATTTAGTTAGCTATATCCATAATATTAATATTTTTAAAAGAGAGTTAAACACTCTTGAAGTCGCCCATGATTTTATGGAAGACGTTTTGGAGTTACGTAGATATGAAAAAAATTTTGTTTATAGAATTGACTCTAAGGATATACAGGAAGTTTTAGATTATTTAAAAAAGATTAAGGACAAAATCAATCTAATTGCGTCTAATCTGGAACTGGCTGATGACGAAAAAGTCAAAGCTTTTCATAGGGATATAACTCAGTATGAGCGTTTGATCAATTTGGCCAGAGAGCGCAAAGAGTTTCGATTTAATGAAATAAGGCGTTATGGTAAAAATATGGTGATGATTGCTCAAAATTTTTTAGATGTCAGCAAAAGCTATATCAACCGCAGATTGAATAAAATTTTAATTATCCCTACACTCGTTGTATTTTTGTTTGGTTTGATTTTAATCGTCCTTTTGATTGTTTTAACTTTTATTATTTTAAAGCAAATGGCGTTTATACAGAGGGCAACTAAAAAAATTGCTCAAGGAAATTTTTCTTATATTCCTGTTAGAAATCACTCTTTTGCTTTAATTGTTGAGGCATTTAACCGTATGATAAAAGAGTTGGAGTTAAGGCAAGAGCAATTACTTAAAGAAAGAAAATTGGCAGCTGTTGGGACTCTAACTTCTGGAATTGCGCATGAATTGAATAATCCATTGAATAATATTTCTTTGATAGTTGAATCGCTTCTTGAAGAGTTCGATGAGCTAAATAAAGAAGAATGTATAGAAATGCTTAACGAGGTGTTGGGAGAAGTGGATCGGGCTAGTTCTGTAGTGAAAAATTTACTTGAGTTTTCACGAAGAAAAAAATCGCAAGCATTTGAATTAATAGATTTGGCTGACATAATTGATGTTACTATCAGGCTTGTACAGAATCAATTGACGCTTTCAAATATTAAGCTTAAAAAGCATATACCTGAAAACATACCTAAAATTAATGGAAATTCGGATAGCTTGAAGCAGGTTTTTGTTAATTTATTTCTTAATGCTATCCAGGCTATGCCTGAAGGTGGCTCTTTAACTGTAGTTGTTTCTCCCGATGCCAAGGGCTTTGTTAGTGTCCAAGTCGCAGACACAGGAGTGGGGATCCCGCAGGATGTGATGGAACGTATTTTTGACCCTTTTTATACGACAAAGCCTGTTGGCATCGGGACTGGACTGGGGTTGTCTATCGTGTATGGAATTGTAAAAAAGCATGGCGGCTACATAGAAGTTCAGAGCGAACAAGGCAAGGGCACAACTTTCACGGTTTTTTTGCCAGCCGCAGACTTGTCGCCAGAGTCTGATTAATTTATTTTTCCTCCTATATTTTCTTCTGAGGATCCGCTACTTAAATTACAGCAGGTATTTTTGCCTGTTATCCAGGAGGATTTTGATTTGCCTTTCCTGAATAGTAAAAATACACCTTTTAATGTCGCACTCGTCGATGACGAGGTAATTTTTTGTAAGAGGATACGTAATTTCTTATTAAAAAAATCATATTCCATTGATACATTCTTAACAGGAAAGGATTTTTTACACGCTACATCTTCCAAGATATTTGATTTAGTTTTTCTGGATTTGAATTTACCTGATATAAATGGTCTTAAGATTTTTGATTATTTGAGGCGCGTAAGCCCCGAAACAAATATAGTTATAATTACAGGATATGGTAGTGTTGATTCTGCTGTCCGTGCAATGAAAGAAGGAGCAGTTAATTACTTATGTAAACCTGTTCGTCTGAACGATATTCTATTGACAGTATCTTCTATTAAGGAGCAGGTAATTCTGCGTAAAAATAGTAAATTGCTTCAAGAATCGCTTAAGAAAGATAATGTTTGGGACGGCTTTATAGCCTGTTGCGCAGACATGCAGAATC is a window from the Desulfovulcanus ferrireducens genome containing:
- a CDS encoding TIGR02186 family protein, translating into MKDIKIIKYILLFMFVTIFLSQSSVFAFHFSPEVIKVGVTYKGAKLYVSGEVEDDRDVVVQVVGSGEIAHFKQKGKVGGILWMTVGHVTFENAPSVYFTYLPEKISKWADENNQSWKSLGLGFDALFHKIEILPASKDKKLLFDNFLKLKSQDNLYQLVKKGVSYKALQEGKKKFMASINIPAKMPLGTYELRVIKVKGEHIQSIEKEHFKLEEVGFPLFLSKLAFEHSLLYGIMAVVVAIFAGLFMGVLFKDRGGAH
- a CDS encoding PEP/pyruvate-binding domain-containing protein, which encodes MSDLGEKLSGEYVFDRHYIEDSVSQLTDSIYKMIYHLDCMAPKKYLQLFSIYNRIRSEIDMELKGKVCVPDGDLIVPYAKIDDTLEDLVGGKNASLCIVGNVLGFNIPPGFAVTTRAFELILREGILTDKIQDYLAQWQQDKISTEEVSAKLQNIILDAKLPDELAKEILKGIAELKKEVSKQNLTFAVRSSALGEDSEHSFAGQYSSFLNVPEAKVLDAYKRVVASTYSRRAMEYRREKGILESEIAMAVGCQVIVPARVSGVVYTLDAFNLEKERLVISALPGMGEKLVAGQREADRYFVSRTPPYSILGMDIVHKKDMLIAAGKQEEGLSQVKVDEETADRPCLTSNQVLELAKAALQLEKYFKHPQDIEFAFDDQNRLVILQSRPLNLQQSKPRLFCDLTKLAKKFPVIFEQKGEIVQEGVAMGKVCLIKDDKDLENVSEGAILVAHFSSPNLARAIKQVNGIITDIGSPFGHMATIAREFRVPMIVNTKIATKILHQGQEITLDATENVVYAGFMKELCFYNFTETKFGETYEYRLLRRILKKISPLNLVDPDSKNFSPSFCKSFHDLIRYIHEQAVRELIDQNYFTHFFVRKRAVKVNLTIPLGLVVIDISNKSDFNLQKIEPEELVSLPLRKFLKGVSAPGIWAREPVPVDFKSFVSSMTKTFSSDVADPRFVGQNLAVISPEYANISLRLGYHFTMIDTFATSNARDNYIYFRFFGGVTDDTRKTRRARLIGKLLAESDFFVSIKGDLVIGRLKGLSKEEILEKMFVLGVLVAYTRQLDVQMGDERKVDYFLSEFHNILMSLN
- a CDS encoding response regulator; this encodes MCKKRFNILIVDDEPIVSKRLKPSLERKGYEVETFVRAVDALDRFKNCPFDIVITDLKMEEELDGMKFLTEVKSLRPATEVIVITGFATMETAKESFKKGVLDFLAKPFKLKEIHNAVAKAVDKIKSRVE
- a CDS encoding universal stress protein; translated protein: MRIMLAVDDNPYSLDLVNEVSKIIFNTWADITIVGIDASSNAKSGQPDDLIRLLLEYRDTLLSSYKQDDECPYSRSSIEKIVEKRKGVYEGYVEGGLKECKIVARQGTVYKEILKQANEDETDLIILGCNKKSGCQWDKHDVPLKVVNNALCSVLVVKENKAPDNIVCCLDHDKITQDSLELINQMATVYNAELKVVGISDGDVLKSKVEKTMQQLFEYYTHRNITSWLEVVDRSILFAFINQAAQKDLVALWVGANSFLNRIFPHERVSHLLKNSYSSLLFLR
- a CDS encoding HAMP domain-containing sensor histidine kinase → MESLRNKIIIFTVLAVIFLSLHLVSYIHNINIFKRELNTLEVAHDFMEDVLELRRYEKNFVYRIDSKDIQEVLDYLKKIKDKINLIASNLELADDEKVKAFHRDITQYERLINLARERKEFRFNEIRRYGKNMVMIAQNFLDVSKSYINRRLNKILIIPTLVVFLFGLILIVLLIVLTFIILKQMAFIQRATKKIAQGNFSYIPVRNHSFALIVEAFNRMIKELELRQEQLLKERKLAAVGTLTSGIAHELNNPLNNISLIVESLLEEFDELNKEECIEMLNEVLGEVDRASSVVKNLLEFSRRKKSQAFELIDLADIIDVTIRLVQNQLTLSNIKLKKHIPENIPKINGNSDSLKQVFVNLFLNAIQAMPEGGSLTVVVSPDAKGFVSVQVADTGVGIPQDVMERIFDPFYTTKPVGIGTGLGLSIVYGIVKKHGGYIEVQSEQGKGTTFTVFLPAADLSPESD